One region of Priestia megaterium genomic DNA includes:
- the spoVM gene encoding stage V sporulation protein SpoVM, producing MKFYTIKLPKFLGGIVKVMLNSFKKD from the coding sequence ATGAAATTCTATACAATCAAACTTCCAAAGTTTTTAGGTGGGATCGTAAAGGTCATGCTTAATTCGTTTAAAAAAGATTAA
- the rpmB gene encoding 50S ribosomal protein L28, with protein MARKCVVTGRKARSGNARSHAMNATKRKWGANVQKVRILVNGKPKRVYVSARALKSGKVQRV; from the coding sequence ATGGCACGCAAATGTGTAGTAACTGGTAGAAAAGCTCGTTCAGGTAACGCACGTTCTCACGCAATGAACGCTACTAAGCGTAAATGGGGTGCTAACGTTCAAAAAGTACGTATCTTAGTGAACGGTAAACCAAAACGTGTGTACGTTTCAGCTAGAGCCCTTAAGTCTGGTAAAGTTCAACGCGTTTAA
- a CDS encoding Asp23/Gls24 family envelope stress response protein — protein MSIEMKTKYGQIDISTDVIATIAGGAAVDCYGIVGMASKNQLKDGLTEILRKENFTRGIVVRQEEDDVHIDMYIIVSYGTKISEIAHNVQTKVKYTLEQTVGLTVDSVNIYVQGVRVTNV, from the coding sequence ATGTCCATCGAAATGAAAACGAAGTATGGTCAAATTGATATCTCTACAGATGTAATTGCAACAATTGCTGGAGGAGCAGCTGTTGATTGTTACGGGATTGTCGGAATGGCTTCAAAAAATCAGCTTAAAGATGGTCTTACAGAAATTCTTCGCAAAGAAAACTTTACACGAGGTATTGTAGTAAGACAAGAAGAGGATGACGTACATATCGACATGTACATTATCGTAAGCTATGGAACAAAAATTTCTGAAATTGCTCATAATGTGCAAACAAAAGTAAAATACACGCTGGAACAAACGGTTGGTTTAACGGTTGATTCAGTAAATATTTATGTGCAGGGTGTTCGTGTAACGAACGTTTAA
- a CDS encoding DAK2 domain-containing protein yields the protein MSMTTLDGKRFREMVLQGAQHLSNNADYVDALNVFPVPDGDTGTNMNLSITSGAKEVKNKLSDHIGQVSQALSKGLLMGARGNSGVILSQLFRGFAKSVEQKSAITTVEFAEALELGVETAYKAVMKPIEGTILTVAKDTAKKAAAAAKKQSDMILFMEEVLKEANASLNRTPDLLPVLKEVGVVDSGGQGLVLIYEGFLAELKGEKLPGVPMSAPSMNELVNAEHHKHAQSHMNTEDIEFGYCTEFMVRLEEDKPAAKTFSEETFRQDLSKWGDSLLVVSDDEIVKVHIHAEHPGEVLNYGQQYGSLIKMKIENMREQHSSIVSDEEKPAVKKAEKQPFGIVTVSMGKGIAELFKSLGATVVIEGGQTMNPSTEDIVKAIEETNAEQVLILPNNGNIVMAANQAAAVAGSHVSVVPSKTVPQGMTALLSFNPQQSLKENEEAMTEALQHVKTGQVTYAVRDTNIDGLELAKGDFMGIAEKKIVVKDSEKLEAAKKLLTYMIDDEAEILTILQGEDVSDDEAEALTSFVEETFEEVEVELHKGDQPLYSYIFAIE from the coding sequence GTGTCAATGACAACGTTGGACGGAAAGCGGTTTAGAGAAATGGTGCTTCAAGGAGCCCAGCATCTATCTAACAATGCAGACTATGTAGATGCACTGAACGTTTTTCCTGTGCCAGATGGCGATACTGGAACAAATATGAACTTATCAATTACGTCTGGTGCTAAAGAAGTAAAAAATAAACTATCTGATCACATCGGCCAAGTGAGTCAAGCTTTGTCTAAGGGCTTATTGATGGGCGCGCGCGGTAATTCAGGAGTTATTTTATCTCAATTATTCCGCGGTTTTGCGAAATCGGTTGAGCAAAAGTCAGCGATTACAACAGTTGAGTTTGCTGAAGCTCTTGAGCTTGGTGTAGAAACTGCTTATAAAGCTGTTATGAAACCAATTGAAGGAACCATTTTAACAGTAGCTAAGGATACTGCTAAAAAAGCAGCTGCTGCTGCTAAAAAGCAATCTGATATGATTCTGTTCATGGAAGAAGTACTTAAGGAAGCTAATGCTTCGTTAAATCGCACGCCAGATCTTTTACCCGTGTTAAAAGAAGTAGGCGTAGTGGATAGCGGAGGTCAAGGGCTTGTTTTAATTTATGAAGGGTTTTTAGCTGAATTAAAAGGTGAAAAACTTCCGGGTGTACCCATGTCAGCTCCTTCGATGAATGAACTCGTAAATGCTGAGCATCATAAGCATGCGCAAAGCCATATGAATACAGAAGATATTGAATTTGGCTATTGTACAGAATTTATGGTAAGGCTGGAAGAGGATAAGCCTGCAGCTAAAACATTTTCTGAAGAAACGTTTCGTCAAGACTTAAGTAAATGGGGCGACTCATTGCTTGTAGTATCTGATGATGAAATCGTGAAAGTTCATATTCACGCCGAGCATCCTGGAGAAGTGTTAAACTACGGGCAGCAATATGGAAGTTTAATTAAAATGAAGATTGAAAACATGAGAGAACAGCATAGCAGCATTGTTTCAGATGAAGAAAAGCCTGCAGTAAAAAAGGCTGAAAAACAGCCCTTTGGCATTGTTACTGTATCAATGGGAAAAGGAATTGCTGAATTGTTCAAGAGCCTTGGGGCAACGGTTGTCATTGAAGGCGGACAAACAATGAATCCAAGTACGGAGGATATTGTCAAAGCGATTGAAGAAACAAATGCAGAACAGGTACTTATTTTACCTAATAACGGAAATATTGTAATGGCTGCTAACCAAGCGGCTGCTGTTGCGGGCAGTCACGTTTCGGTTGTCCCGTCTAAAACGGTTCCTCAAGGAATGACAGCGCTGCTATCATTTAATCCTCAGCAAAGCTTAAAAGAAAACGAGGAAGCAATGACAGAAGCTCTGCAGCACGTAAAAACAGGGCAAGTAACGTATGCAGTTCGCGATACAAATATTGATGGCCTTGAATTAGCTAAAGGCGATTTTATGGGTATTGCCGAAAAGAAAATCGTCGTAAAAGATTCAGAGAAATTAGAAGCAGCGAAAAAGCTATTGACTTATATGATTGATGACGAAGCGGAAATCCTTACGATTCTTCAAGGAGAGGATGTCTCAGACGATGAAGCTGAAGCGCTAACATCGTTTGTAGAAGAAACGTTTGAAGAAGTTGAGGTAGAGCTTCATAAAGGAGATCAACCTTTATATTCTTACATTTTTGCAATTGAATAA
- a CDS encoding thiamine diphosphokinase, with amino-acid sequence MKIHILAGGPDEHMPLLHQSNDVKWVGVDRGVFLLLQQDILPVKAFGDFDSITNAQLKLVREALQDVELYPAEKDATDLELAFEWAIEQKPDSICIFGATGGRLDHMFGSIQLLYKGLKKKANVQMIDNQNIIQLFEPGTYHVDRLKEFHYISFVPFAGGVKELTLEGFKYPLNKHEVELGSTLCISNELIQQRGTFSFTKGILMMVRSNDKRCL; translated from the coding sequence ATGAAAATTCATATTCTAGCAGGGGGACCGGATGAACATATGCCACTCCTGCACCAATCAAATGATGTAAAGTGGGTAGGAGTAGACCGGGGCGTATTCCTGCTTCTTCAACAAGACATTTTGCCCGTGAAAGCATTCGGAGATTTTGATTCCATTACAAATGCGCAGCTTAAGCTAGTGAGAGAAGCATTACAAGATGTTGAATTGTATCCTGCGGAAAAAGATGCAACTGATTTGGAACTTGCTTTTGAGTGGGCAATAGAGCAAAAACCGGACAGTATTTGTATCTTTGGAGCAACAGGTGGAAGACTTGACCACATGTTTGGAAGCATTCAGCTCCTGTACAAAGGCTTAAAAAAGAAAGCGAATGTACAAATGATTGACAATCAAAATATCATTCAATTGTTTGAACCAGGCACTTATCATGTTGATCGTTTAAAGGAGTTTCACTATATTTCATTCGTTCCTTTTGCAGGCGGTGTAAAAGAGCTTACGCTAGAAGGTTTCAAATATCCGCTCAATAAGCATGAAGTAGAACTCGGCTCAACTTTATGTATTAGCAATGAACTTATTCAACAAAGAGGTACTTTTTCATTTACAAAAGGCATATTAATGATGGTAAGAAGCAATGATAAACGTTGCTTGTGA